From the genome of Impatiens glandulifera chromosome 9, dImpGla2.1, whole genome shotgun sequence, one region includes:
- the LOC124915843 gene encoding agamous-like MADS-box protein AGL62, translating into MVKANKGRQRITMAKMKNESNLKVTFCKRKSGLFKKFSELITLCGAEVLLLVFSPTNRVFSYGHPSVEEIVGRLFGSSSPTGLSCETQQMIESYRSSNIRELNSNVMQVEELMEVEEQHAKQINHDKKVGQDQRWWERSNKEMNYQQLEHLKMSLLNLNAIVTQKMLEFSNP; encoded by the coding sequence ATGGTCAAAGCAAACAAAGGGCGTCAAAGAATCACCATGGCCAAAATGAAGAACGAGAGTAATCTTAAGGTGACATTCTGCAAAAGGAAAAGTGGGCTTTTCAAGAAATTCAGCGAGCTTATCACACTATGTGGGGCTGAAGTTTTACTTCTAGTATTTTCACCAACAAACAGAGTGTTCTCCTACGGTCATCCCAGTGTAGAAGAAATAGTTGGGCGATTATTTGGTTCATCCTCTCCAACGGGGCTTTCCTGTGAAACTCAACAAATGATTGAATCTTATCGGTCATCAAACATTAGGGAACTAAATTCTAATGTGATGCAGGTTGAGGAATTGATGGAGGTTGAGGAGCAGCATGCGAAGCAGATAAATCACGACAAGAAAGTTGGGCAGGATCAAAGATGGTGGGAGAGATCGAATAAAGAGATGAATTATCAACAACTTGAACATCTCAAGATGTCTCTATTGAATTTAAATGCCATTGTGACCCAAAAGATGTTGGAGTTTTCTAACCCGTAA